A region from the Lolium perenne isolate Kyuss_39 chromosome 4, Kyuss_2.0, whole genome shotgun sequence genome encodes:
- the LOC139830284 gene encoding B3 domain-containing protein At4g01580-like has product MATEKLKLGSPETPEEGSSKKRRADNVGHFQSDVGSDQFLRIVFTPTFSRLRIPQDFVRWFGEISSNIIITTNTGCNRRMTLVREGDDAYINQGRAGFTMAHQLQTCQFHIFKKVSIFEYNVVIFDHTRTEVMTRCRYHDDATRCVVFQIHV; this is encoded by the exons ATGGCG ActgagaagctcaagcttgggtcaCCTGAGACCCCCGAGGAGGGATCATCGAAGAAGCGAAGGGCGGATAACGTTGGCCACTTCCAGTCGGACGTAGGGTCGGACCAGTTCCTACGCATCGTCTTCACGCCCACCTTCAGCCGGCTACGGATCCCTCAAGATTTCGTCAGGTGGTTCGGAGAAATCTCTTCgaacatcatcatcaccaccaacacTGGCTGCAACCGGAGGATGACTTTGGTCAGAGAAGGCGATGATGCATACATCAACCAGGGGCGGGCGGGCTTCACCATGGCTCATCAGCTGCAGACATGCCAGTTCCACATCTTCAAGAAGGTGTCCATCTTCGAGTACAAtgtggtcatcttcgaccacACCCGCACTGAGGTGATGACCAGGTGCCGTTACCATGACGATGCCACCAGGTGTGTCGTCTTCCAAATTCATGTTTGA